One part of the Venenivibrio stagnispumantis genome encodes these proteins:
- a CDS encoding beta-barrel assembly-enhancing protease, translating to MKKLILLILLPFILISCAEVQDPLTGKKTFTLLPEQEEIAIGQKVVPQAIEENEGQYPDEEVRKYISNLGWKIATVTPRKLDYKFYIVNSNELNAFALPGGFIFINKGLVEKLNNESELAGVIAHELGHVNARHHAKFLEKQYGINILLNILSISISNSQYYNVVMNLASISANLLTLKFSRDQESEADALGVRFSYQAGYDPNGLVETFYIFKELEKSSPPEWLLTHPLPDTRIQNVKNLIATYPKRAFLKKDSQEFQYIKSKILKQNKSFELINQAKNDITQKNFDLALRKINEAISIYPQNSLAYTYRAYIYLVKKDYNNALNDSYKAINIDNLYFRPKLFAGIALTRLNKNEEAINILNQAISLIPDNPDSYYYLGLNYEATRRYQKAAQSYNMALKLTDGKRGWEPDAQARLRRLTG from the coding sequence ATGAAGAAGTTAATATTATTAATTCTACTACCTTTTATTTTAATATCCTGTGCCGAAGTTCAAGACCCATTAACCGGTAAAAAAACATTTACATTACTTCCTGAGCAAGAAGAAATAGCAATAGGACAGAAAGTAGTCCCTCAAGCAATAGAAGAAAATGAAGGTCAATATCCAGATGAAGAAGTAAGAAAATATATATCAAACTTAGGATGGAAAATAGCTACCGTTACCCCAAGAAAATTAGATTATAAATTTTATATAGTAAATTCCAATGAGTTAAATGCTTTTGCTTTACCCGGTGGCTTTATATTTATAAATAAAGGATTAGTAGAAAAATTAAACAATGAATCAGAGCTTGCAGGAGTAATAGCCCATGAACTTGGTCACGTAAATGCAAGGCATCACGCTAAATTCTTAGAAAAACAATATGGTATAAATATTCTTTTAAATATTTTATCTATCTCTATCTCCAACTCCCAATACTACAATGTTGTAATGAATCTTGCATCTATATCTGCAAATCTACTTACTTTAAAATTTAGTAGAGACCAAGAAAGTGAAGCAGATGCCCTTGGAGTTAGATTTAGTTATCAAGCAGGATATGACCCAAATGGTTTAGTTGAAACATTTTATATATTTAAAGAGTTAGAAAAAAGCTCTCCTCCTGAATGGCTACTTACCCACCCATTACCGGATACAAGAATACAAAATGTAAAAAATTTAATAGCAACATACCCAAAAAGAGCATTTTTAAAAAAAGATTCTCAGGAATTTCAATATATAAAATCTAAAATATTAAAGCAAAATAAATCTTTTGAGCTTATAAATCAAGCAAAAAATGATATAACTCAGAAAAATTTTGATTTAGCCCTGAGAAAAATAAATGAAGCAATATCTATATATCCACAAAACAGTCTTGCATATACATATAGAGCTTATATTTATTTGGTAAAAAAAGATTATAATAATGCATTAAATGATAGCTATAAAGCAATAAATATAGATAATTTATATTTTAGACCTAAACTATTTGCCGGAATAGCTCTTACAAGATTAAATAAAAATGAAGAAGCTATAAATATCCTAAATCAAGCTATTTCTCTTATACCGGATAATCCAGATAGCTATTATTATCTTGGTTTGAATTATGAAGCCACAAGAAGATACCAAAAAGCTGCACAAAGTTATAATATGGCACTAAAATTAACTGACGGAAAAAGAGGCTGGGAACCGGATGCCCAAGCAAGATTAAGAAGATTAACAGGATAA